In Mustelus asterias chromosome 30, sMusAst1.hap1.1, whole genome shotgun sequence, a genomic segment contains:
- the LOC144480674 gene encoding uncharacterized protein LOC144480674, with amino-acid sequence MEKPWKCADCGKGYRSPSELETHRRSHTGERPFICSHCREGFNQLSHLQSHQRVHTEERPFTCSQCGKGFIQLSSLQTHQQVHTGERPFTCSQCGKGFTRSFHLQRHQRVHTGERPFTCSQCGKRFTRSSHLQRHQRVHTGERPFTCFQCGKGFTQSSNLRTHERVHTGERPFTCSQCGQEFTQLADLQRHQLRHTGERPFTCSQCGKGFTQSSHLRIHQRVHTGEKPFTCSQCGKGFTQSSDLRTHQRVHTGERPFTCSQCGEGFTRSTHLQTHQRVHTAEKPFICSHCGKGFTNSSDLLTHQRVHTGERPFTCSQCGKGFTRSTHLRTHQRVHTGERPFTCPQCGKGFTQSSDLRIHQRVHTGERPFTCSVCGKGFRVSSHLLRHQQVHE; translated from the coding sequence atggagaaaccatggaaatgtgcagactgtgggaagggatacagatccccatcagagctggaaactcatcggcgcagccacactggggagagaccattcatctgctctcactgTCGGGAGGGATTtaatcagttatcccacctgcagtcacaccagcgcgttcacactgaggagaggccattcacctgctcgcagtgtgggaagggattcattcagttatccagcctgcagacacaccagcaagttcacactggagagaggccatttacctgctctcagtgtgggaagggattcactcggtcattccacctgcagagacaccagcgagttcacactggggagaggccattcacctgctctcagtgtgggaagagattcactcggtcatcccacctgcagagacaccagcgagttcacactggggagaggccattcacctgttttcagtgtgggaagggattcactcagtcatccaacctgcggacacacgaacgagttcacactggggagagaccgttcacctgctctcagtgtgggcaagaattcactcagttagccgacctgcagagacaccagctacgtcacacaggggagaggccattcacctgctctcagtgtgggaagggattcactcagtcatcccacctgcggatacaccagcgagttcacactggggagaaaccattcacctgctctcagtgtgggaagggattcactcagtcatctgacctgcggacacaccagcgagttcacacaggagagaggccgttcacctgctctcagtgtggggagggattcactcggtcaacccacctgcagacacaccagcgagttcacactgcggagaaaccattcatctgctctcattgtgggaagggattcacaaactcatctgacctgctgacacaccagcgagttcacacaggggagaggccgttcacctgctctcagtgtgggaagggattcactcggtcaacccacctgcggacacaccagcgagttcacactggggagaggccattcacctgccctcagtgtgggaagggattcactcagtcatctgacctgcggatacaccagcgagttcacactggcgagagaccattcacctgctctgtatgtgggaagggattcagagtttcatcccacctgctgagacaccaacaagttcacgagtga